A window of Candidatus Hydrogenedentota bacterium genomic DNA:
ATTCCGGATGGAGGCGGGGCCGTTAGTTGTTGAAGACGACGGAAAGCAGGAATTGCTTGCCGTCGATATCGGCGGCGAGGTGATGCACTGGGGCGTCGATGGGAAGGATATCGGCGCGGGACAGGACGGGCTTGTGGCGACGTTGCCGGAGGGGCGCTGGACGTCTACGCCCGCGCGGATTCCCGGCGATGCGCGCGCGAAGTTCGTGTTCGGCAGCGTGGAAGGATTGCTTGTCGCGTTGGATAGCACGTACCAGGAAGTGTGGCGTTACACGTTGCCCGGCGAGACAACCTGGTCGCGCGCGACGCCTCTTGCGGTTGACGCGGGCGGAGTGCGCCTCGTTGTCGGCGACAACTCCGGCTCCGTTACGTGTTTGAAGTCCGACGGCACAGTCGCATGGCGCAAGACGTTTCCGGGCGCATGCCGCACGTTTCCTCAACTCGCAACCATCGCCAATTCGCCGCGCGTGCTCATCCCCGTCGAAAACACGCTGTATTGCCTTGACCTCGATGGCAACGTCGCGTGGCAACGCGATCTCGGGGGACGCATTATATCGCGCGCCGAACTCCTCCCCCTGAATGGAAAGCAGTTGATACTCTGCGGGGCGGGTGCGGGCACGTTGCATGCTCTCGATGAGACGGGCGCTACCGTGTGGTCGGCGGAGGTCGGCGACGAGATCGATTGTTCGATCACGGTGATCCCGCGCGAGCCCGAGGAGCCGTTGGTTGTATGCGCGGGACTCTGGGGCAACCTCTACGCGTTTGACGCAAACGGCAAGCAATTGTGGACGCATGTGTTTCGCGCGAAGAACCGTGCGCGGCCGGTCGTGTTGGATGTGGATGGCAAAGCTCCCTCGGAGATCGTCGTGACATCATACAACAACCGCGCGTACGCCATCGGACAGGACGGCCGCCGAGTCGATGAAGTCCATCTGGGTGGTTCGGTCAACGGTTTTCCGGTGCTTGTGAAGGGCAGCCAGCCGAATACGGTGGACATGGTTCTGGTGACCGGCACGTTGCTGGCGGAACGGTATTCGCCTGGGCTTCCGCATGCGCCCTACAGAAGGGAAATTGACGAATCGCAATCTGCCGAGTCGTCCGTCTTCAGCGCGGAGGGGGCCATCGAAGTATCGTTTGCAGCACCGGAACGGGAAAACGAGTTTCCGTCCGTACTGATTTCCAATCCAACTGGCACGTGCATAGCCGTAAACGTCGAAGAGGCCGTCGCCATGGGCGAACCTCGCACTGTGGCTGGCGCGGTTTCATCGAGAACGTCGTTGACGCTGCCAATCCCCGGCCTTGCCGCGGACAAGAACGACATCCAAGTTCAGGTCTCGACTTCCGTGCGATTGCCGCGCGGCGAGCAGATGCAGACCGTAGTCCGGCATGTATCGCGTGTACTCTCGGCACAGCAAAATGCTCCCTTGTCGGCATGGGCAACGCTCCCCTACGCAACCTTCGATGAAACAAGGCTGGTTCCGTCACCCGCTGAGATCGAATGGGGCAAGACGCAGTCTATCGATGTCTTTCCCGTATATGTGGGCGAGATCGATCAAGGTGCGTGTGTCGTCGCGTCGTCGCTTGATGCGCCTCTTCGAACGCGGGTGGAGATCGAGCCGCCCAAGAGTTCCGGCGGCGCGACATTCGCCGGGACCATTGCCGCGTACAAGGCGGTTACGGTGGGCACGGTCAATGGCGAAACGGTCGCCGATGCGTTGCCATCACTGGGCGACTCCGGCGTGCTGGAAATCCCCGCGAAGCGCGCGGCCAAGCTGTGGTTGAGCATCGATGCGACGCGCGCCGAACCTGGCGACTACACCGGCACGATCACGATCCGTCCGCTGGGGCACGAAGCACCTGACGTCTCTCTGCCGATCGTGATTCGTGTCGTGGATTTGCGCATGAAGCGGCCGTTCCCGTTGACGCTGTGCACGTGGGACTACATCCCCAACAATTGGTTTCCGAACAATGCCGAGGCCGTGTTGGATGGCATGGCGCAACATGGCGTGAATGTGTTTCCTCGTAATGTGAACGCGAAAGCGGCCTATGAGAACGGGGAACTTACGTTCGACTGGACGGCCTTCGACGAAGAGCTGGCGCGCATGAAAGGGCGCGGGCAGTTGTTGTTCCACGTTTCCGATCCGGCCATTGAGTT
This region includes:
- a CDS encoding PQQ-binding-like beta-propeller repeat protein codes for the protein MKDRRLGALLTRFLKKSLSISLVAVAALSSAPSRAMDRVWTKPAGQFRMEAGPLVVEDDGKQELLAVDIGGEVMHWGVDGKDIGAGQDGLVATLPEGRWTSTPARIPGDARAKFVFGSVEGLLVALDSTYQEVWRYTLPGETTWSRATPLAVDAGGVRLVVGDNSGSVTCLKSDGTVAWRKTFPGACRTFPQLATIANSPRVLIPVENTLYCLDLDGNVAWQRDLGGRIISRAELLPLNGKQLILCGAGAGTLHALDETGATVWSAEVGDEIDCSITVIPREPEEPLVVCAGLWGNLYAFDANGKQLWTHVFRAKNRARPVVLDVDGKAPSEIVVTSYNNRAYAIGQDGRRVDEVHLGGSVNGFPVLVKGSQPNTVDMVLVTGTLLAERYSPGLPHAPYRREIDESQSAESSVFSAEGAIEVSFAAPERENEFPSVLISNPTGTCIAVNVEEAVAMGEPRTVAGAVSSRTSLTLPIPGLAADKNDIQVQVSTSVRLPRGEQMQTVVRHVSRVLSAQQNAPLSAWATLPYATFDETRLVPSPAEIEWGKTQSIDVFPVYVGEIDQGACVVASSLDAPLRTRVEIEPPKSSGGATFAGTIAAYKAVTVGTVNGETVADALPSLGDSGVLEIPAKRAAKLWLSIDATRAEPGDYTGTITIRPLGHEAPDVSLPIVIRVVDLRMKRPFPLTLCTWDYIPNNWFPNNAEAVLDGMAQHGVNVFPRNVNAKAAYENGELTFDWTAFDEELARMKGRGQLLFHVSDPAIEFKGEVSEPDRHTAKVEYVRAFRDHLSEAGIGYDDFALYPVDEPGLDYGPRIPVFIEAASLFREADPKIRIYTDPVPGLSWRDYQRIAPYVDVWCPNMRLVTGLAVDDPRIVDIMKSGKPVWSYECVSQVKSLSPLRYNRANAWRAFYFGLDGIGHWTFSTTQQNMWFANADKNDEYALVYPGDLPVPSVRWEAVRDGLEDVAAATMLRELADRRRGSSTKEDLVAQADEAVRTISGTILESADEAFVESRDFLKAGDRRIWHTWLDASAFQTYRERIAELSLELSK